A single region of the Pseudorhodoplanes sp. genome encodes:
- a CDS encoding thermonuclease family protein — translation MMLRFRSRFRFRFRSLALGLSLVLLPSLGVQAECRLPDSGTARAAGVADGRTLLLEDGRQILLAGIEPAPAWPAAQAKLARRVAGQTLVLRGVSSRPDRHGRLSAFVAVSGSETPVQYDLVREGVARVAGAAGMPGCRAALLAAEQKARAAKVGLWSDPVYEIRQAGDPALIATGRGQFAIVEGKVLSVRDSGGTIYVNFGRRWSEDFTASIPKRLQGRFAAAGLDPQALSGHRIRIRGIVEERGGPWIEVVRPDQIELAEMRQ, via the coding sequence ATGATGCTCCGGTTTCGCTCCAGATTTCGCTTCAGGTTTCGCTCCTTGGCGCTCGGACTATCGCTGGTGCTGCTGCCGTCCCTCGGCGTGCAGGCAGAATGCCGCCTGCCCGACAGCGGCACCGCGCGGGCGGCCGGCGTGGCCGACGGGCGTACGCTGCTGCTGGAAGATGGCCGGCAAATCCTGCTCGCCGGTATCGAGCCCGCCCCGGCCTGGCCCGCAGCGCAGGCGAAACTGGCGCGGCGCGTCGCCGGGCAGACATTGGTCCTCAGGGGCGTCTCGAGCCGGCCCGACCGCCATGGCCGGCTGAGCGCCTTTGTGGCCGTTAGCGGCTCCGAAACTCCGGTACAATATGACCTTGTCCGGGAGGGCGTTGCACGCGTGGCCGGTGCCGCCGGCATGCCCGGCTGCCGCGCGGCGCTGCTGGCGGCGGAACAAAAGGCCCGGGCGGCCAAGGTTGGACTATGGTCCGATCCGGTCTATGAGATCCGGCAGGCGGGCGATCCCGCCCTGATCGCGACCGGGCGCGGCCAATTCGCTATTGTCGAGGGCAAGGTTTTGTCGGTGCGTGACAGCGGAGGCACGATCTACGTGAATTTCGGGCGGCGTTGGTCAGAGGATTTCACCGCCAGCATCCCGAAACGGCTGCAAGGCCGCTTCGCTGCCGCCGGACTCGATCCGCAGGCGCTGTCCGGCCACCGAATCCGCATACGCGGCATCGTCGAGGAACGCGGCGGCCCCTGGATCGAAGTTGTTCGCCCCGACCAGATCGAATTGGCAGAGATGAGACAGTAG
- a CDS encoding M48 family metalloprotease, whose protein sequence is MVCSSRTRSRPRTALLGAALALVLSSCSGANVGRQVTLPDPPKQAEMAPAVQREHQRILAAYGGAYEAPQLEADINQVVEKLVASSERPDLHYRITILNSPTINAFALPTGQLYITRGLLALANDRSELASVLSHEMAHVIARHAAIREDQVRQAALVNQVSNEILSDPQKGALALAKSKIALATFSRAQEFEADGIGVGISSRAGYDPYGATRFLTSMGRNAELRAAMSKIDPRSIEFLSSHPATPERVTNATLNARQFVAPGPGVRDREPYLKLLNGLVYGEDPSEGYVRGRKFLHPKLGFTFTAPEGFVLDNTPQAVFGVKDSGEQAVRLDVVRIPAEQKLTDYLQSGWMDNIDTASIEELTINGFKAASATAKGEPWSFRLYAIRFGSEVYRFIFAAKEASPELDRSFRETVNTFRRMSLAEIKSARPLRLKIVTVRPNDTVEKLAARMPAHERQVERFRVLNGLDARDKVKPGDLVKLVVE, encoded by the coding sequence TTGGTTTGCAGCTCTCGCACCCGGTCCAGGCCTCGCACCGCCCTGCTCGGCGCGGCGCTGGCGCTTGTGCTCTCCAGTTGCTCCGGCGCCAATGTCGGACGCCAGGTCACGCTGCCCGATCCGCCCAAGCAGGCGGAGATGGCGCCCGCCGTGCAGCGCGAGCACCAGCGCATTCTCGCCGCCTATGGCGGCGCCTATGAAGCGCCGCAGCTTGAAGCCGACATCAACCAAGTGGTGGAGAAGCTCGTCGCGTCGTCCGAGCGGCCCGACCTGCATTACCGCATCACCATCCTGAATTCGCCGACCATCAACGCCTTCGCGCTGCCGACCGGACAGCTCTATATCACCCGCGGCCTGCTCGCGCTCGCCAATGACCGCTCCGAACTCGCCTCCGTACTGTCGCACGAGATGGCGCATGTGATCGCGCGCCATGCCGCGATCCGCGAGGACCAGGTGCGGCAGGCGGCGCTGGTCAATCAGGTGTCGAACGAAATCCTCTCCGATCCGCAGAAGGGCGCGCTCGCCTTGGCGAAGTCCAAGATCGCGCTTGCCACCTTCTCGCGCGCGCAGGAATTCGAGGCCGACGGCATCGGCGTCGGCATTTCCTCGCGCGCGGGATATGACCCGTATGGCGCGACGCGCTTCCTCACCTCGATGGGACGCAACGCCGAATTGCGCGCGGCGATGTCGAAGATCGATCCGCGCTCGATCGAGTTTCTGTCCTCGCATCCGGCAACGCCCGAGCGCGTGACCAACGCGACGCTCAACGCCCGGCAATTCGTCGCTCCGGGACCCGGCGTGCGCGACCGCGAGCCGTATCTGAAGCTGCTCAACGGTCTGGTCTATGGCGAGGACCCGAGCGAAGGCTATGTGCGCGGACGCAAGTTCCTGCATCCCAAGCTCGGCTTCACCTTCACCGCGCCGGAGGGCTTCGTGCTCGACAACACGCCGCAGGCGGTATTCGGCGTGAAGGATTCCGGGGAACAGGCGGTGCGGCTCGACGTGGTGCGCATTCCCGCCGAGCAGAAGCTGACCGACTATCTGCAATCGGGCTGGATGGACAATATCGACACCGCGAGCATCGAGGAACTAACCATCAACGGCTTCAAGGCCGCGAGCGCAACCGCGAAAGGCGAGCCATGGTCGTTCCGCCTTTATGCGATCCGCTTCGGCAGCGAGGTCTATCGCTTCATCTTCGCCGCCAAGGAAGCCTCGCCCGAGCTCGACCGCTCTTTCCGCGAGACCGTGAACACCTTCCGCCGCATGTCGCTCGCCGAGATCAAGTCGGCGCGGCCGCTGCGGCTGAAGATCGTCACCGTCCGGCCGAACGACACGGTGGAGAAGCTCGCCGCGCGCATGCCGGCGCATGAGCGCCAGGTGGAGCGCTTCCGCGTGCTCAACGGGCTTGATGCGAGGGACAAGGTCAAGCCCGGCGATCTGGTGAAGCTCGTGGTGGAGTGA
- a CDS encoding DUF3551 domain-containing protein → MHGCSAIRIVLIAAAALAMAVFAPQSAAAATIYPWCLHDSGGWVRCGFTSEQACRQARIGNSDMCMLNGLYFRNPVRAQDIPAYLPPIRERGRRR, encoded by the coding sequence ATGCATGGTTGCTCAGCAATTCGGATCGTTCTGATAGCCGCGGCGGCGCTGGCAATGGCGGTGTTTGCGCCCCAGTCGGCCGCCGCCGCCACGATCTATCCCTGGTGCCTGCACGACAGCGGCGGCTGGGTCAGATGCGGATTTACAAGCGAGCAGGCCTGCCGGCAGGCCAGGATCGGCAATTCCGACATGTGCATGCTGAACGGGCTGTACTTCCGTAACCCTGTTCGCGCCCAGGATATCCCCGCCTACCTGCCGCCAATACGGGAGCGCGGCCGTCGCCGGTGA
- a CDS encoding DUF3551 domain-containing protein, whose product MHKALIAFAILAAPLFASPPAAADTIYPWCRHDSRGGVNCGFTSERQCLRAKTGNTDMCMLNGLYFRGPVHYQDIPEYLPPKRDRYYRR is encoded by the coding sequence ATGCACAAAGCTCTGATCGCCTTCGCGATACTGGCCGCGCCGTTGTTCGCATCGCCGCCGGCGGCGGCCGACACGATCTATCCTTGGTGCCGGCACGACAGCCGCGGCGGGGTCAATTGCGGCTTTACCAGCGAGAGACAATGCCTGCGGGCAAAGACCGGCAACACCGACATGTGCATGCTCAACGGCCTCTATTTCCGCGGCCCCGTGCACTATCAGGATATTCCCGAATATCTGCCGCCGAAACGCGATCGCTATTATCGCCGGTGA
- a CDS encoding ferredoxin family protein, translated as MTYVVNDQCIKCKYMDCVEVCPVDCFYEGENMLVIHPDECIDCGVCEPECPAEAIKPDTESGLEKWLSLNAEYAKVWPNITSKKEPPADAKDWQGVPDKEKYFSPEPGTGN; from the coding sequence ATGACTTACGTCGTCAACGACCAATGCATCAAATGCAAGTACATGGACTGCGTCGAGGTGTGTCCGGTCGACTGTTTCTATGAAGGCGAGAACATGCTCGTCATCCACCCCGACGAATGCATCGATTGCGGGGTGTGCGAACCTGAATGCCCGGCGGAGGCAATCAAGCCGGACACCGAGAGCGGCCTGGAGAAGTGGCTGTCGCTCAACGCCGAATACGCGAAAGTCTGGCCGAATATCACCTCCAAGAAAGAGCCTCCAGCCGATGCCAAGGATTGGCAAGGCGTGCCGGACAAGGAAAAATATTTCAGCCCGGAACCGGGTACCGGCAACTGA
- a CDS encoding small ribosomal subunit Rsm22 family protein: MELPASVRQAIDAALAHVPLEALSAVAQTLSDRYRGEMRDGRLHLSDDMAACAYLAARLPATYAAISAVFEAVAQMRPDFAPKSLLDIGAGPATALLAASQIWPVSDALLIERSGAIRSWGEQLAPLSHAERIVWTDADLSRASPPDGKHDLVVIAYVLNELEPDVRDRLVEESWNSAGDVLVIVEPGTPAGWHRILQARKILLQSGAHAVAPCPHAQACPLVAPDWCHFSRKVARTRLHRLIKSADVPWEDEKFIYFAASRRPAQAFAGRIIAPPKRGSGRVGLKLCRGDGTAGEQLFTRRQGVAFKTARRLDWGDALRHPAATQQP, encoded by the coding sequence ATGGAATTGCCGGCTTCCGTGCGTCAGGCGATAGATGCGGCGCTCGCGCATGTGCCGCTGGAGGCTCTGTCCGCGGTGGCACAGACCTTGTCGGATCGCTATCGCGGCGAAATGCGCGACGGCAGACTGCACCTGTCCGACGACATGGCGGCCTGCGCCTATCTCGCCGCGCGATTGCCGGCGACCTATGCCGCGATCTCCGCGGTCTTCGAGGCTGTTGCGCAGATGCGGCCGGATTTTGCGCCGAAGTCATTGCTTGATATCGGCGCCGGGCCGGCGACGGCGCTGCTGGCCGCCTCTCAGATCTGGCCGGTGTCCGATGCGCTGCTGATCGAGCGCAGCGGCGCCATCCGAAGCTGGGGCGAACAACTTGCGCCGCTGTCGCATGCGGAACGCATCGTCTGGACCGACGCCGACCTCAGCCGCGCTTCGCCGCCAGACGGAAAGCACGATCTGGTCGTCATCGCCTATGTGCTGAACGAACTCGAACCGGACGTGCGGGACCGATTGGTGGAAGAGAGCTGGAATTCAGCGGGGGATGTGTTGGTGATTGTCGAGCCGGGAACCCCGGCGGGATGGCATAGAATTCTCCAGGCGCGGAAAATTCTTCTGCAATCCGGGGCGCACGCCGTCGCGCCGTGCCCGCACGCGCAGGCCTGTCCGCTGGTCGCGCCCGACTGGTGCCACTTTTCCCGGAAAGTGGCGCGAACACGCCTTCATCGGCTGATAAAAAGCGCGGACGTGCCGTGGGAAGACGAGAAATTCATCTATTTCGCCGCATCCCGGCGGCCGGCTCAGGCGTTCGCCGGGCGAATTATCGCGCCGCCGAAAAGAGGCAGCGGGCGGGTCGGTCTGAAGCTCTGCCGCGGTGACGGTACGGCCGGAGAACAGCTTTTCACCCGCCGGCAGGGTGTCGCGTTCAAAACCGCACGGCGGCTTGATTGGGGCGATGCGCTGCGACACCCCGCCGCCACGCAGCAGCCCTGA
- a CDS encoding S4 domain-containing protein, which produces MDLSLDRQRVDKWLWHARVVRTRTAAAALADQGCVRVNGERIGAASRPVKLGDVVTVALDRVRVLKVLGFSERRGSATDASLLFEDLQPRALASDSEAARRIEAGPARDLGSGRPTKRDRRAIDSLMKH; this is translated from the coding sequence ATCGATCTGTCATTGGATCGCCAGCGTGTGGACAAATGGCTGTGGCATGCGCGCGTGGTGCGCACGCGGACGGCGGCTGCGGCGCTGGCAGATCAGGGATGTGTGCGCGTCAACGGCGAACGCATCGGTGCAGCAAGCCGCCCGGTGAAGCTTGGCGATGTCGTGACGGTGGCCTTGGACCGCGTGCGTGTGCTTAAGGTCCTCGGTTTCTCCGAGCGGCGTGGGTCGGCGACGGATGCAAGTCTGCTGTTTGAAGATCTGCAGCCGCGGGCTCTCGCGTCAGATTCCGAAGCTGCACGACGCATCGAAGCAGGACCTGCGCGCGATCTCGGGAGCGGCCGTCCGACCAAGCGCGACCGCCGCGCGATCGACAGTCTGATGAAGCACTGA
- a CDS encoding helicase-related protein, which yields MAITFSSVSRNDSRARGAGVTAVLGPTNTGKTHLAIERMLAHSSGMIGLPLRLLAREVYGKVAERVGEASVALITGEEKIKPANPRFWVSTVEAMPRDLDPAFIAVDEVQLAQDFERGHVFTDRMLHRRGREETLLLGAATMRPMVEKLLPGAHVVTRPRLSMLTHAGDRKLTRLPRRSAVVAFSADEVYAIGELIRRQRGGVAVVLGALSPRTRNAQVALYQSGDVDYLVATDAIGMGLNLDVDHVAFASDRKFDGYQYRNLNPAELAQIAGRAGRATRDGTFGTTGRCQPFDQELVERLESHSFEPVKILQWRNSDLDFSSVGALQASLATIPEEQGLTRAPVAEDILVLEHAARDDAIRGLARNREAVERLWEACQVPDYRKIAPANHAELVTTLYGFLMREGKIPTDWFARQVEQADRTEGDIDTLSTRIAHVRTWTFVANRPDWLADPDHWQGVTRAVEDKLSDALHERLTARFVDRRTSVLMRRLRENTTLESEISKTGEVTVEGHIVGRLEGFRFAADSSTGTAEGKALAAAAQKALAGEIETRAQKLSQGSDDQFALASDGTLRWVGDAVGKLTAGEDILRPRVRILADEQLSGTAREAVQARLDLWIKTYIEKLLGALTALGGAEDVTGIARGIAFQLIESLGVLERHRVADDVKGLDQPARATLRKYGVRFGAYHIYVPQLLKPAPRALATQLFALKQDNPELPGLEDIQHLAASGRTSIPFNKDIPKPLYRAAGYRVCGERAVRVDILERLADLIRPALAWRDNAPGVKPAGALDGTGFTVTVAMTSLVGSSGEDFASILRALGYRMERRPKPPEPVAQMTPAADAPAAEAAIEQVTPADAEIAPEIQSTEGAPAPALDIVDSHSLLPDISFGPAAGQATVTESMAATEASVVEAPNVAEGGDTAPDDASAEGATVEVAAQPASTEPEMIEVWRPGRFEGGRERHRHARGPRHHGRRGGAQRHSDASVPAEANGAAPVAETANASETRPHGDKRPHRGHRPHRADRPEGQRPQHHGKRRPDDRRERFERRERPERQPDPNSPFAKLAALKAQLESGGKEKT from the coding sequence ATGGCAATTACATTCTCGTCGGTCAGCCGGAACGATTCCCGCGCCCGTGGCGCGGGCGTCACGGCGGTCCTCGGCCCCACCAATACGGGCAAGACACATCTCGCCATTGAGCGCATGCTGGCGCACTCGTCCGGCATGATCGGCCTGCCGCTGCGGCTTCTGGCGCGCGAAGTTTACGGCAAGGTGGCTGAGCGCGTCGGCGAGGCCTCGGTTGCGCTGATCACCGGCGAAGAAAAGATCAAACCCGCCAATCCGCGCTTCTGGGTCTCGACGGTCGAGGCGATGCCGCGCGATCTTGATCCTGCCTTCATCGCCGTCGACGAAGTGCAGCTCGCGCAGGATTTCGAGCGCGGTCACGTTTTCACTGACCGCATGCTGCATCGGCGCGGACGCGAGGAAACGCTGCTGCTCGGCGCGGCCACCATGCGGCCGATGGTGGAAAAGCTGTTGCCCGGTGCGCATGTCGTTACGCGTCCGCGGCTGTCAATGCTGACGCATGCGGGGGATCGCAAGCTGACTCGGCTGCCGCGCCGGTCCGCCGTTGTCGCGTTTTCGGCTGACGAAGTTTACGCCATCGGCGAACTCATTCGGCGCCAGCGCGGCGGTGTCGCGGTTGTCCTGGGGGCCTTGTCGCCGCGCACGCGAAACGCACAGGTTGCACTTTATCAGTCCGGAGACGTGGACTATCTCGTGGCGACCGACGCCATCGGCATGGGCCTCAATCTCGATGTCGATCACGTCGCCTTCGCGTCCGACCGCAAGTTCGACGGCTATCAGTATCGCAATCTGAATCCGGCCGAACTGGCGCAGATTGCAGGTCGGGCCGGCCGCGCCACCAGAGACGGCACCTTCGGCACGACAGGACGCTGCCAGCCCTTTGACCAGGAACTGGTCGAACGGCTTGAAAGTCATTCCTTCGAGCCAGTCAAAATTCTGCAATGGCGCAATTCCGACCTGGATTTCTCATCGGTTGGGGCGCTGCAGGCATCACTGGCCACGATTCCAGAGGAACAGGGCCTGACCCGTGCGCCGGTCGCCGAAGATATTCTGGTGCTCGAACACGCGGCGCGCGACGACGCCATCCGTGGCTTGGCGCGCAATCGCGAGGCCGTGGAGCGGTTGTGGGAGGCCTGTCAGGTTCCGGATTACCGGAAAATCGCGCCGGCCAACCACGCCGAACTGGTCACGACCCTCTATGGATTTTTGATGCGGGAGGGTAAAATCCCGACCGATTGGTTCGCCCGTCAGGTGGAGCAGGCGGACCGCACCGAAGGCGATATCGACACCCTTTCCACACGGATCGCGCATGTTCGCACATGGACCTTTGTTGCCAACCGGCCGGACTGGCTTGCCGATCCGGACCATTGGCAGGGCGTCACGCGCGCGGTCGAGGACAAATTATCGGATGCCTTGCATGAACGCCTCACGGCTCGCTTTGTCGATCGCCGCACCAGCGTCTTGATGCGGCGGTTGCGCGAGAATACGACCTTGGAAAGTGAAATCTCGAAAACAGGTGAAGTCACCGTCGAAGGCCATATTGTTGGCCGCCTCGAAGGGTTCCGGTTTGCCGCCGATTCCTCGACGGGCACGGCCGAAGGCAAAGCGTTGGCCGCTGCCGCGCAAAAGGCTCTGGCCGGCGAGATCGAAACGCGCGCGCAGAAATTGTCGCAGGGCTCCGACGATCAGTTTGCGCTGGCCTCCGACGGCACCTTGCGCTGGGTCGGCGACGCCGTTGGCAAGCTGACGGCCGGCGAAGACATCTTGCGTCCGCGCGTTCGCATTCTCGCCGACGAGCAATTGAGCGGTACCGCTCGCGAGGCGGTTCAGGCGCGGCTCGATCTGTGGATCAAGACCTATATTGAGAAGCTGCTGGGGGCATTGACGGCGCTTGGCGGCGCGGAAGACGTCACCGGCATTGCGCGCGGCATTGCCTTCCAGTTGATCGAGTCACTGGGTGTTCTGGAGCGCCACAGAGTTGCGGACGATGTGAAAGGTCTTGATCAGCCGGCGCGCGCCACCTTGCGGAAATACGGCGTGCGTTTCGGCGCCTACCACATCTATGTCCCGCAATTGCTGAAGCCGGCGCCGCGCGCGCTGGCGACACAGCTTTTCGCGCTCAAGCAGGACAATCCCGAATTGCCGGGGCTGGAGGATATTCAGCATCTCGCGGCCAGCGGTCGCACCTCCATTCCATTCAACAAGGATATTCCAAAGCCGCTCTATCGTGCCGCCGGCTATCGCGTCTGCGGCGAACGCGCGGTGCGCGTCGACATTCTGGAGCGACTTGCCGATCTGATACGTCCGGCATTGGCTTGGCGCGACAATGCGCCGGGCGTGAAGCCGGCGGGCGCACTCGACGGCACGGGCTTTACAGTTACTGTCGCCATGACGTCGCTGGTCGGCTCGTCGGGCGAGGATTTTGCGTCCATCCTGCGCGCGCTCGGCTATCGCATGGAACGCCGTCCGAAGCCGCCGGAGCCTGTCGCGCAGATGACGCCTGCTGCCGATGCACCGGCCGCTGAAGCGGCGATCGAACAGGTGACGCCGGCGGACGCCGAGATCGCTCCGGAGATTCAGTCGACCGAAGGCGCGCCCGCTCCCGCGCTGGATATCGTCGACAGCCACAGCTTGCTGCCCGACATCTCGTTTGGCCCGGCAGCCGGACAGGCGACTGTTACAGAAAGTATGGCAGCAACCGAGGCGTCCGTTGTCGAAGCACCGAACGTGGCCGAAGGCGGCGATACCGCACCGGACGATGCCTCTGCAGAAGGCGCGACTGTCGAGGTCGCTGCACAGCCCGCATCGACTGAGCCCGAAATGATTGAAGTCTGGCGCCCCGGCCGTTTCGAGGGCGGGCGGGAACGTCATCGTCATGCGCGCGGTCCGCGTCATCACGGGCGCCGCGGCGGCGCCCAGCGGCACAGCGACGCGTCTGTGCCTGCCGAGGCGAACGGCGCTGCGCCAGTTGCAGAGACCGCCAATGCTTCCGAAACGCGGCCGCACGGGGACAAGCGTCCGCATCGCGGTCATCGGCCGCATCGTGCGGATCGTCCGGAGGGCCAGCGTCCGCAGCATCACGGCAAACGCCGTCCAGACGACCGGCGCGAACGTTTCGAGCGGCGCGAACGTCCGGAACGGCAACCCGATCCGAATTCGCCATTTGCAAAGCTTGCGGCGCTCAAAGCACAACTCGAATCCGGCGGCAAAGAGAAGACCTAG
- a CDS encoding DUF3108 domain-containing protein yields the protein MASAAQSIRSVAFGLAGMVVLGLTDGTAGSALAQGRLDARYNATLAGIKLGQGTWIVDAGDDHFMAVASGMTTGLARVFGKGEGTGASRGLVKGNEFSPTSYSSSMTTGRKTEEVRITLNGGAVKDFDVKPPTPPSTLRVPVTDAHKRNVFDPMTASLVRVPGNGDLLAQDNCRRHAGIFDGRMRYDLTLAFKRFDKVKVKGYEGQVLVCSIYFAPLAGHIPDRPAIKYLMAQRDMEVWLAPIAGTRVLAPIKLSIPTPLGTGELEATQFVSVPTPSKAAAKTQ from the coding sequence GTGGCATCCGCCGCACAATCGATCCGTAGCGTTGCTTTCGGGCTCGCCGGCATGGTCGTGCTGGGGCTGACCGACGGAACGGCAGGCTCCGCCCTTGCCCAGGGGCGGCTAGATGCGCGTTACAACGCCACGCTCGCCGGCATCAAGCTTGGTCAGGGGACTTGGATCGTCGATGCGGGCGACGACCACTTCATGGCTGTGGCCAGCGGCATGACCACGGGCCTCGCCCGGGTTTTTGGCAAGGGCGAAGGGACCGGCGCCTCGCGCGGCCTGGTCAAGGGCAACGAATTTTCTCCGACGAGCTATTCGTCCTCGATGACGACCGGCAGGAAGACCGAGGAGGTCCGCATCACCCTGAATGGCGGCGCGGTAAAGGATTTCGACGTCAAGCCGCCGACTCCGCCCTCGACCCTGCGGGTTCCGGTGACCGACGCCCACAAGCGCAACGTCTTCGATCCGATGACGGCCTCGCTGGTGCGCGTGCCGGGAAATGGCGATCTACTGGCGCAGGACAATTGCCGGCGGCATGCCGGGATCTTCGATGGCCGCATGCGCTACGACCTGACCCTGGCTTTCAAGCGTTTCGACAAGGTCAAGGTGAAGGGCTACGAAGGACAGGTGCTGGTCTGCTCGATCTATTTCGCACCGCTGGCCGGCCATATCCCGGATCGGCCCGCGATCAAATATCTGATGGCTCAGCGCGACATGGAGGTGTGGCTTGCGCCCATCGCCGGAACGCGCGTGCTGGCGCCGATCAAACTGTCGATTCCTACGCCGCTTGGAACAGGCGAACTCGAGGCGACGCAGTTTGTTTCCGTCCCCACTCCCTCCAAGGCCGCAGCAAAGACCCAATAA
- the rpmB gene encoding 50S ribosomal protein L28, with amino-acid sequence MSRQCDLTGKKPLVGHKVSHSNIKTKRRFLPNLVNVTLMSDALNRSVRLRVSTNALKTVDHRGGLDAFLVKASDSQLSPRALELKRAVKKKLAEAS; translated from the coding sequence ATGTCGCGGCAATGCGATCTGACCGGAAAGAAGCCCCTTGTCGGTCACAAGGTGAGCCACTCCAACATCAAGACCAAGCGGCGCTTCCTGCCGAACCTGGTGAATGTCACGCTGATGTCGGACGCGCTGAACCGCTCGGTGCGCCTGCGCGTGTCGACCAACGCGCTGAAGACCGTCGATCACCGCGGCGGCCTTGATGCTTTCCTGGTGAAGGCCAGCGACTCGCAGCTCTCACCGCGCGCGCTTGAACTGAAGCGCGCCGTGAAGAAGAAGCTGGCGGAAGCAAGCTGA
- a CDS encoding esterase-like activity of phytase family protein has translation MSARAIAAAFAIAALSSAQLFAQAPQPPEKIEIRVRPIDAFQPGEPERRVFGALDFRGALELSSTTRSFGGLSSIRVASDGANFLAITDKGDWLRGRIVYRDNKPIGIAGAEMAPMLGSGGRAITARGWYDTEALAWDGGVAHVALERVHRILRFDYGMEGLQARGQIVPVPPEMTKLPSNRGIECLLAMPKGTPLFGALLAISERSLDGDGNVRGFLIGGPKPGLFMVKRKDDFDIVDCALTPTSDLLLLERFFSWQKGVAMRIRRVPLSHVAPGALLDGPSLIHADMGYQIDNMEGLSVHRAADGTIVLTLVSDDNFSIIQRTLLLQFTLLDK, from the coding sequence GTGAGCGCACGCGCGATTGCCGCGGCTTTTGCAATTGCCGCGCTGTCGTCGGCGCAACTTTTTGCACAAGCGCCGCAGCCTCCTGAAAAAATTGAAATTCGCGTCAGGCCGATCGATGCGTTCCAGCCCGGAGAACCCGAGCGCAGGGTTTTTGGCGCGCTGGATTTTCGCGGCGCCCTTGAGCTGTCGTCGACGACCAGGAGTTTCGGCGGATTATCCTCCATCCGTGTTGCTTCGGACGGCGCGAATTTCCTCGCGATAACCGATAAAGGCGACTGGCTGCGCGGACGTATCGTCTATCGTGACAACAAGCCGATCGGCATCGCCGGCGCCGAAATGGCGCCGATGCTGGGCTCCGGAGGGCGGGCGATCACGGCACGTGGCTGGTACGACACCGAGGCGCTGGCATGGGATGGTGGCGTCGCCCATGTGGCGCTCGAGCGCGTGCATCGCATTCTTCGCTTTGACTATGGCATGGAGGGGCTGCAGGCGCGCGGGCAGATCGTGCCAGTCCCGCCGGAGATGACAAAGCTGCCAAGCAACCGCGGCATCGAATGCCTGCTGGCCATGCCGAAGGGAACGCCGCTGTTCGGCGCATTGCTGGCGATTTCCGAGCGCAGCCTCGATGGCGACGGCAATGTCCGCGGATTCCTGATCGGCGGGCCGAAGCCCGGCCTTTTCATGGTCAAACGCAAGGACGATTTCGACATCGTCGATTGCGCGCTGACACCGACATCGGACCTACTGCTGCTTGAGCGTTTCTTCAGTTGGCAGAAGGGCGTGGCGATGCGCATCCGCCGCGTGCCGCTGTCGCATGTTGCGCCCGGTGCTCTCCTCGATGGTCCGAGCTTGATCCATGCCGATATGGGCTACCAGATCGACAACATGGAAGGACTGAGCGTGCATCGCGCGGCAGATGGCACGATCGTGCTGACGCTCGTATCGGATGACAATTTCTCGATCATCCAGCGAACGCTGCTGCTGCAGTTTACGTTGTTGGACAAGTGA